The following coding sequences are from one Nicotiana tomentosiformis chromosome 3, ASM39032v3, whole genome shotgun sequence window:
- the LOC138908578 gene encoding uncharacterized protein — MFLREYVPQSFRDAWRVEFEQLRQDAMIMSEYAVRFSDLARHAPALVATVRGRVRRFIEGLHPSIRIILARELEMDISYQQVVNIARRLEGMLARDRKEREAKMPRESGTYSGTRAPAAVGHGRVYVSHPVHSTLPTASGIPALRCPRSLIMHR, encoded by the coding sequence atgtttttgagagagtatgtccctcagagcttCAGGGAcgcatggcgcgtggagtttgagcagctgcgccaggatGCTATGAttatgtcagagtatgcagttcgtttcagtgatttggcccgacatgcaccagccttggttgccacagttcgagggagggttcgtcggtttatcgAGGGACTCCACCCAAGCATCAGGATTATCCTcgctcgggagttggagatggatatttcttaccagcaggttgtgaatattgctaggagattagagggCATGCTCGCTCGGGATAgaaaggagagggaggccaagatgcctcgagagtctggcacttacagtggtactcgtgccccagctgcagttgGCCATGGTAGGGTTTATGTGAGCCACCCCGTTCATTCAACTCTTCCaaccgccagtggtattccggccctTCGatgccccaggagccttattatgcaccgctag